A single window of Mangifera indica cultivar Alphonso chromosome 18, CATAS_Mindica_2.1, whole genome shotgun sequence DNA harbors:
- the LOC123201953 gene encoding putative disease resistance protein At3g14460 isoform X3 yields the protein MTKLPQCLQNSVSGTSFHPENSSLGISFLFQKLSHRHRLSNFVMAVEVYDGTGVLRGIIDRLVSRDFQYLSRWQGVVSHLEKLQKNLRLIQAVLVVTETCQSNGYPNFCLDDLLDLAYNVDDVLDELATCILESELMAKGGFSISKVRSFIPACFTDSTPNLHVVTKLIDITRRFEKSSEGLSLNFEPFYWPIREETSIAVEKMPLPTSLLTQSSIYGRDEDKEKILEMVLNEESNYFNFSVISIVGMSGIGKTRLVQEVYNDKALEAFNIRAWVNASFRTTIDGIHEQLLQQITLSSCRSYARQERRIALAKALIGKKFLFVLDDVWNETSLAWHFLFRPFKDAAAGSKIIVTTCNVDVEVTMCPSKCYNLNLLTKDACLAIFEEHASGIGAINPQRTSPLIREKVVEKIRGLPLAASTLGGMLRFEHRSEWENRLNDRTFNDLYESRIVPVLEITCFRLPSYLRECFAYCAILREDYEFEEKELVILWVADGLIHPPSVGTKTLKDVGVEYFQALLKRSIFQPSSSNASKFRMHGFFNRLARSISVKRSFKLEEDFLISERFDEIRYFSYICGNYDRKENFEILHRMTHLRTFLPIVKSGNSHYLSNMVLFDLLPKLKKLRALSLESYYITMLPDSIGDLKFLRYLNLSNTEIKSLPESTSLLFNLQSLILKHCSRLIRLPSNVGSLINLYYLDITGVKLANMPLGMENLKGLHVLSNFVVGKNKQSCIEVLKNLKFLSGELYISRLENVFLDFRGSILADKKYLEVLVLEWGSQHDDSRDKTKEKEVLDMLQPHKNLSKLTIKCYGGLVFPSWVGDPSYSNMVVLRLENCEQCTTMPSLGQLRFLKVLAIKGMGGLNRIGLEIYGENCARPFPSLETLCFEDLQEWEYWELIKENEQVNVFTCLQELSILDCPKLYGQLPDHLSSLEKLVIRECKQLVVSFNCLPSLKKLLVHECRHLVVSISSLHMLHELEVVGCERMVSCSPCDFKSLKSMTLSNISETKNWFLQGSQKVEHLKIVNCEWLINSWLNSICLQKLPERFHSLTSLAELSIENCNSLVSFPEASFLSALSVLKIRTCSSLKFIFEGMSNNDVHVENLQIEDCHSLTFLARRHLPPFLKQLSLINCKKLQGLLDDKNYTCSSSMSLVHKEDDRNVSTNLLEYLHVSQCPSLTCLSSRDQLFVFLKHLDIRDCLKLQLLQHQLPATLEHLEISGCSELIILSTKGLLPKALKHLDIADCPKLKSIAKSFDKGMFVGFIQIKNCKNLEFIPEGIHNLNSLHTMYVQDCPSLVSFPAEGFPDTNSTVLSIERCNKLEALPIGLHNLSCLQQLVIWQCPGIMSIPKEGFPTNLTSLSIADANLFKSLFEWGLHNLTHLRSLEIRGCPDVISFPIEEMNMVLPTSLTHLTVRRFPKLKYLSSRGFETLRSLQELSISDCPELSSLPKSLPSSLLQLYIYNCPLLKKQCRRNKGQEWPKIADIPRVRVDYEFIYDT from the coding sequence ATGACTAAGTTACCCCAATGCCTCCAAAACAGTGTATCTGGCACCAGTTTCCATCCAGAAAACTCTAGTCTTGGAATCTCCTTTCTATTTCAGAAGCTCTCTCATCGTCATCGTCTTTCCAATTTCGTTATGGCCGTGGAAGTGTACGATGGAACTGGTGTTTTGCGAGGGATAATTGACAGACTGGTGTCCAGGGATTTCCAGTATCTTTCACGTTGGCAGGGGGTAGTTTCACATCTGGAGAAGTTGCAAAAAAATTTGAGGCTGATTCAAGCAGTCCTCGTCGTTACGGAGACGTGTCAATCCAACGGGTATCCGAACTTTTGCCTGGACGATTTACTGGACTTGGCTTATAATGTGGATGACGTACTGGATGAGCTTGCCACTTGTATTTTAGAGAGTGAGCTGATGGCCAAAGGGGGTTTTAGCATTAGCAAGGTACGTAGCTTTATCCCTGCTTGTTTTACTGATTCGACTCCAAATCTCCACGTGGTGACCAAGTTAATAGATATCACTCGCCGATTTGAAAAGTCATCCGAAGGTTTATCGCTCAACTTTGAGCCGTTTTACTGGCCGATTCGTGAAGAGACATCAATTGCTGTTGAGAAAATGCCACTCCCTACATCTTTGCTTACACAGTCTAGTATTTACGGCCGAGATGAGGATAAAGAAAAGATACTTGAAATGGTGCTAAATGAGGAgtcaaattatttcaattttagtgtTATAAGCATTGTTGGAATGAGTGGAATTGGCAAAACAAGGCTAGTTCAAGAGGTCTACAACGACAAGGCTTTGGAAGCTTTCAATATCAGAGCATGGGTAAATGCCTCTTTTCGCACCACTATTGACGGAATTCACGAGCAGCTTCTCCAGCAGATCACTTTATCATCCTGCAGGTCTTATGCACGACAAGAAAGGCGAATTGCCCTGGCAAAAgctttaattggaaaaaaattcttgtttgtCTTGGATGATGTCTGGAATGAGACTTCTCTCGCTTGGCATTTCCTTTTTCGTCCTTTCAAGGATGCAGCAGCAGGAAGTAAAATAATTGTTACTACATGTAATGTTGATGTTGAAGTAACAATGTGCCCGAGTAAATGTTATAACTTGAATCTCCTAACAAAAGATGCCTGCTTGGCTATATTTGAGGAGCATGCATCTGGAATTGGGGCCATTAATCCACAACGAACTTCACCACTAATTCGagaaaaagttgttgaaaagaTCCGAGGCTTGCCTCTGGCTGCAAGTACTCTTGGTGGCATGTTACGCTTTGAGCACAGAAGTGAGTGGGAAAACAGATTGAATGACAGAACATTCAATGATTTATATGAATCTAGAATTGTCCCTGTGTTAGAAATAACTTGCTTTCGTCTTCCTTCGTATTTAAGAGAGTGTTTTGCTTATTGTGCAATTTTACGTGAGGATTATGAATTTGAGGAGAAGGAACTTGTAATTTTATGGGTGGCAGATGGTCTGATCCATCCACCATCTGTAGGCACAAAAACATTGAAAGATGTGGGTGTTGAATATTTTCAAGCTTTACTTAAAAGGTCAATATTTCAACCATCAAGCAGCAATGCTTCTAAATTTAGAATGCATGGCTTTTTCAACCGTCTGGCCAGGAGTATTTCAGTGAAAAGAAGTTTTAAGTTGGAAGAGGATTTTTTAATCTCAGAAagatttgatgagattcggtatttttcttacatttgtGGTAATTATGAtcgaaaagaaaattttgaaattctacATAGAATGACTCACCTAAGGACTTTTCTGCCAATTGTTAAAAGTGGTAATAGTCATTACTTGAGTAATATGGTTCTTTTTGATTTGCTGCCAAAGCTGAAAAAATTGAGGGCATTATCTTTGGAAAGTTATTATATTACCATGTTACCAGATTCAATTGGAGATTTGAAATTTCTACGGTACCTCAATCTTTCTAATACTGAGATCAAAAGTTTACCTGAATCAACAAGTTTATTATTTAACTTGCAAAGTTTGATATTAAAACATTGTTCCCGACTTATCAGGTTGCCTTCTAACGTTGGAAGTTTGATCAATCTCTATTACCTTGACATTACAGGAGTGAAGTTAGCAAACATGCCTCTAGGAATGGAAAATTTGAAAGGTCTTCATGTGTTATCTAATTTTGTTGTGGGCAAAAACAAGCAATCTTGTATAGAAGttctgaaaaatttaaaatttctctctGGGGAACTTTACATTTCAAGATTAGAAAATGTATTTCTTGACTTCCGAGGATCTATTTTAGCTGATAAGAAGTACCTAGAAGTGTTGGTATTAGAATGGGGATCTCAACATGATGATTCACGAGacaagacaaaagaaaaagaagtccTTGACATGTTGCAGCCCCATAAAAATCTAAGCAAACTTACAATCAAATGTTATGGTGGTCTGGTATTTCCATCTTGGGTAGGAGATCCATCATATTCCAACATGGTGGTCCTAAGATTGGAAAATTGTGAACAATGCACAACCATGCCGTCACTTGGCCAATTAAGATTTCTTAAAGTACTTGCCATTAAAGGCATGGGAGGACTAAATAGGATTGGTTTGGAAATTTATGGGGAAAATTGCGCAAGACCGTTTccatctttggagactctttgTTTTGAGGATTTGCAAGAATGGGAGTATTGGGAACTTATCAAAGAAAACGAGCAGGTCAATGTATTTACTTGCTTACAAGAGCTTTCCATCTTAGATTGCCCAAAGCTCTATGGCCAGTTACCAGACCATCTTTCTTCATTGGAGAAGCTTGTTATTCGTGAGTGCAAGCAGCTGGTAGTTTCATTCAACTGTCTCCCTTCATTGAAAAAACTTTTGGTTCATGAATGTCGACACTTGGTAGTTTCAATCTCAAGCCTTCATATGCTCCACGAACTGGAAGTAGTTGGATGCGAAAGAATGGTGTCTTGTAGTCCATGTGACTTTAAGTCACTAAAGTCTATGacactttcaaatatttcagaAACTAAGAACTGGTTTCTTCAAGGGTCTCAGAAAGTAGAACATCTAAAGATTGTCAACTGTGAATGGCTCATAAATTCATGGTTGAATAGCATTTGTCTTCAGAAGCTACCAGAAAGGTTTCATAGCCTTACTTCCCTCGCAGAACTGTCTATTGAAAATTGTAACAGCCTTGTTTCATTTCCAGAAGCAAGTTTTCTTTCTGCTTTGAGTGTACTTAAGATTAGAACTTGCAGTTCTCTAAAATTCATTTTTGAGGGAATGAGTAATAATGATGTACACGTGGAAAACTTGCAAATTGAGGATTGTCACTCTCTAACATTCCTTGCAAGACGTCACCTACCCCCGTTTCTAAAACAACTTTCCTTGATAAACTGTAAGAAATTGCAGGGGTTGTTGGATGATAAAAATTACACTTGCTCCTCTTCTATGTCATTGGTGCACAAGGAGGATGATAGAAATGTTAGTACAAATCTTCTCGAGTATTTGCATGTCTCCCAATGTCCATCTCTCACTTGCTTATCATCAAGGGACCAATTATTTGTTTTCCTGAAGCACCTTGATATTCGGGATTGCTTGAAGCTCCAATTATTGCAACACCAGTTACCTGCAACACTTGAACACTTGGAGATTTCGGGTTGCTCAGAGCTTATCATCTTGTCAACAAAGGGGTTGTTACCTAAGGCACTTAAACACCTGGACATTGCTGATTGTCCAAAGTTAAAGTCCATAGCAAAGAGCTTCGATAAAGGCATGTTTGTTGGGTTTATCCAGATCAAGAACTGTAAAAATCTTGAATTCATACCTGAGGGTATACATAATCTGAATAGTCTCCATACAATGTATGTACAAGATTGTCCGAGTCTTGTCTCCTTTCCTGCAGAAGGGTTTCCCGACACCAACTCAACCGTGTTATCAATCGAGAGGTGTAACAAACTTGAAGCTCTACCCATTGGCCTGCACAATCTCAGCTGCCTTCAACAATTAGTAATATGGCAGTGCCCAGGTATTATGTCCATTCCCAAGGAAGGCTTTCCTACCAACCTAACCTCACTTTCAATTGCTGATGCCAATCTGTTTAAGTCACTATTTGAGTGGGGTCTTCATAATCTCACCCATCTAAGAAGCCTCGAGATTAGGGGATGCCCAGATGTAATTTCTTTCCCAATAGAGGAAATGAATATGGTGCTTCCGACCTCTCTAACTCATCTGACTGTTAGAAGATTCccgaaattaaaatatttatcatctaGGGGTTTTGAGACCCTTAGGTCACTTCAAGAACTTTCCATTAGTGATTGCCCGGAGCTGTCATCCCTTCCGAAAAGTTTGCCATCCTCACTTCTGcaattgtatatttataattgtcctTTGCTGAAAAAGCAGTGCAGAAGGAATAAAGGACAAGAGTGGCCTAAGATTGCTGACATTCCTCGTGTTAGAGTAGATTATGAATTCATCTACGATACATAG
- the LOC123201953 gene encoding putative disease resistance protein At3g14460 isoform X1, giving the protein MTKLPQCLQNSVSGTSFHPENSSLGISFLFQKLSHRHRLSNFVMAVEVYDGTGVLRGIIDRLVSRDFQYLSRWQGVVSHLEKLQKNLRLIQAVLVVTETCQSNGYPNFCLDDLLDLAYNVDDVLDELATCILESELMAKGGFSISKVRSFIPACFTDSTPNLHVVTKLIDITRRFEKSSEGLSLNFEPFYWPIREETSIAVEKMPLPTSLLTQSSIYGRDEDKEKILEMVLNEESNYFNFSVISIVGMSGIGKTRLVQEVYNDKALEAFNIRAWVNASFRTTIDGIHEQLLQQITLSSCRSYARQERRIALAKALIGKKFLFVLDDVWNETSLAWHFLFRPFKDAAAGSKIIVTTCNVDVEVTMCPSKCYNLNLLTKDACLAIFEEHASGIGAINPQRTSPLIREKVVEKIRGLPLAASTLGGMLRFEHRSEWENRLNDRTFNDLYESRIVPVLEITCFRLPSYLRECFAYCAILREDYEFEEKELVILWVADGLIHPPSVGTKTLKDVGVEYFQALLKRSIFQPSSSNASKFRMHGFFNRLARSISVKRSFKLEEDFLISERFDEIRYFSYICGNYDRKENFEILHRMTHLRTFLPIVKSGNSHYLSNMVLFDLLPKLKKLRALSLESYYITMLPDSIGDLKFLRYLNLSNTEIKSLPESTSLLFNLQSLILKHCSRLIRLPSNVGSLINLYYLDITGVKLANMPLGMENLKGLHVLSNFVVGKNKQSCIEVLKNLKFLSGELYISRLENVFLDFRGSILADKKYLEVLVLEWGSQHDDSRDKTKEKEVLDMLQPHKNLSKLTIKCYGGLVFPSWVGDPSYSNMVVLRLENCEQCTTMPSLGQLRFLKVLAIKGMGGLNRIGLEIYGENCARPFPSLETLCFEDLQEWEYWELIKENEQVNVFTCLQELSILDCPKLYGQLPDHLSSLEKLVIRECKQLVVSFNCLPSLKKLLVHECRHLVVSISSLHMLHELEVVGCERMVSCSPCDFKSLKSMTLSNISETKNWFLQGSQKVEHLKIVNCEWLINSWLNSICLQKLPERFHSLTSLAELSIENCNSLVSFPEASFLSALSVLKIRTCSSLKFIFEGMSNNDVHVENLQIEDCHSLTFLARRHLPPFLKQLSLINCKKLQGLLDDKNYTCSSSMSLVHKEDDRNVSTNLLEYLHVSQCPSLTCLSSRDQLFVFLKHLDIRDCLKLQLLQHQLPATLEHLEISGCSELIILSTKGLLPKALKHLDIADCPKLKSIAKSFDKGMFVGFIQIKNCKNLEFIPEGIHNLNSLHTMYVQDCPSLVSFPAEGFPDTNSTVLSIERCNKLEALPIGLHNLSCLQQLVIWQCPGIMSIPKEGFPTNLTSLSIADANLFKSLFEWGLHNLTHLRSLEIRGCPDVISFPIEEMNMVLPTSLTHLTVRRFPKLKYLSSRGFETLRSLQELSISDCPELSSLPKSLPSSLLQLYIYNCPLLKKQCRRNKGQEWPKIADIPRVRVDYEFIYDT; this is encoded by the exons ATGACTAAGTTACCCCAATGCCTCCAAAACAGTGTATCTGGCACCAGTTTCCATCCAGAAAACTCTAGTCTTGGAATCTCCTTTCTATTTCAGAAGCTCTCTCATCGTCATCGTCTTTCCAATTTCGTTATGGCCGTGGAAGTGTACGATGGAACTGGTGTTTTGCGAGGGATAATTGACAGACTGGTGTCCAGGGATTTCCAGTATCTTTCACGTTGGCAGGGGGTAGTTTCACATCTGGAGAAGTTGCAAAAAAATTTGAGGCTGATTCAAGCAGTCCTCGTCGTTACGGAGACGTGTCAATCCAACGGGTATCCGAACTTTTGCCTGGACGATTTACTGGACTTGGCTTATAATGTGGATGACGTACTGGATGAGCTTGCCACTTGTATTTTAGAGAGTGAGCTGATGGCCAAAGGGGGTTTTAGCATTAGCAAGGTACGTAGCTTTATCCCTGCTTGTTTTACTGATTCGACTCCAAATCTCCACGTGGTGACCAAGTTAATAGATATCACTCGCCGATTTGAAAAGTCATCCGAAGGTTTATCGCTCAACTTTGAGCCGTTTTACTGGCCGATTCGTGAAGAGACATCAATTGCTGTTGAGAAAATGCCACTCCCTACATCTTTGCTTACACAGTCTAGTATTTACGGCCGAGATGAGGATAAAGAAAAGATACTTGAAATGGTGCTAAATGAGGAgtcaaattatttcaattttagtgtTATAAGCATTGTTGGAATGAGTGGAATTGGCAAAACAAGGCTAGTTCAAGAGGTCTACAACGACAAGGCTTTGGAAGCTTTCAATATCAGAGCATGGGTAAATGCCTCTTTTCGCACCACTATTGACGGAATTCACGAGCAGCTTCTCCAGCAGATCACTTTATCATCCTGCAGGTCTTATGCACGACAAGAAAGGCGAATTGCCCTGGCAAAAgctttaattggaaaaaaattcttgtttgtCTTGGATGATGTCTGGAATGAGACTTCTCTCGCTTGGCATTTCCTTTTTCGTCCTTTCAAGGATGCAGCAGCAGGAAGTAAAATAATTGTTACTACATGTAATGTTGATGTTGAAGTAACAATGTGCCCGAGTAAATGTTATAACTTGAATCTCCTAACAAAAGATGCCTGCTTGGCTATATTTGAGGAGCATGCATCTGGAATTGGGGCCATTAATCCACAACGAACTTCACCACTAATTCGagaaaaagttgttgaaaagaTCCGAGGCTTGCCTCTGGCTGCAAGTACTCTTGGTGGCATGTTACGCTTTGAGCACAGAAGTGAGTGGGAAAACAGATTGAATGACAGAACATTCAATGATTTATATGAATCTAGAATTGTCCCTGTGTTAGAAATAACTTGCTTTCGTCTTCCTTCGTATTTAAGAGAGTGTTTTGCTTATTGTGCAATTTTACGTGAGGATTATGAATTTGAGGAGAAGGAACTTGTAATTTTATGGGTGGCAGATGGTCTGATCCATCCACCATCTGTAGGCACAAAAACATTGAAAGATGTGGGTGTTGAATATTTTCAAGCTTTACTTAAAAGGTCAATATTTCAACCATCAAGCAGCAATGCTTCTAAATTTAGAATGCATGGCTTTTTCAACCGTCTGGCCAGGAGTATTTCAGTGAAAAGAAGTTTTAAGTTGGAAGAGGATTTTTTAATCTCAGAAagatttgatgagattcggtatttttcttacatttgtGGTAATTATGAtcgaaaagaaaattttgaaattctacATAGAATGACTCACCTAAGGACTTTTCTGCCAATTGTTAAAAGTGGTAATAGTCATTACTTGAGTAATATGGTTCTTTTTGATTTGCTGCCAAAGCTGAAAAAATTGAGGGCATTATCTTTGGAAAGTTATTATATTACCATGTTACCAGATTCAATTGGAGATTTGAAATTTCTACGGTACCTCAATCTTTCTAATACTGAGATCAAAAGTTTACCTGAATCAACAAGTTTATTATTTAACTTGCAAAGTTTGATATTAAAACATTGTTCCCGACTTATCAGGTTGCCTTCTAACGTTGGAAGTTTGATCAATCTCTATTACCTTGACATTACAGGAGTGAAGTTAGCAAACATGCCTCTAGGAATGGAAAATTTGAAAGGTCTTCATGTGTTATCTAATTTTGTTGTGGGCAAAAACAAGCAATCTTGTATAGAAGttctgaaaaatttaaaatttctctctGGGGAACTTTACATTTCAAGATTAGAAAATGTATTTCTTGACTTCCGAGGATCTATTTTAGCTGATAAGAAGTACCTAGAAGTGTTGGTATTAGAATGGGGATCTCAACATGATGATTCACGAGacaagacaaaagaaaaagaagtccTTGACATGTTGCAGCCCCATAAAAATCTAAGCAAACTTACAATCAAATGTTATGGTGGTCTGGTATTTCCATCTTGGGTAGGAGATCCATCATATTCCAACATGGTGGTCCTAAGATTGGAAAATTGTGAACAATGCACAACCATGCCGTCACTTGGCCAATTAAGATTTCTTAAAGTACTTGCCATTAAAGGCATGGGAGGACTAAATAGGATTGGTTTGGAAATTTATGGGGAAAATTGCGCAAGACCGTTTccatctttggagactctttgTTTTGAGGATTTGCAAGAATGGGAGTATTGGGAACTTATCAAAGAAAACGAGCAGGTCAATGTATTTACTTGCTTACAAGAGCTTTCCATCTTAGATTGCCCAAAGCTCTATGGCCAGTTACCAGACCATCTTTCTTCATTGGAGAAGCTTGTTATTCGTGAGTGCAAGCAGCTGGTAGTTTCATTCAACTGTCTCCCTTCATTGAAAAAACTTTTGGTTCATGAATGTCGACACTTGGTAGTTTCAATCTCAAGCCTTCATATGCTCCACGAACTGGAAGTAGTTGGATGCGAAAGAATGGTGTCTTGTAGTCCATGTGACTTTAAGTCACTAAAGTCTATGacactttcaaatatttcagaAACTAAGAACTGGTTTCTTCAAGGGTCTCAGAAAGTAGAACATCTAAAGATTGTCAACTGTGAATGGCTCATAAATTCATGGTTGAATAGCATTTGTCTTCAGAAGCTACCAGAAAGGTTTCATAGCCTTACTTCCCTCGCAGAACTGTCTATTGAAAATTGTAACAGCCTTGTTTCATTTCCAGAAGCAAGTTTTCTTTCTGCTTTGAGTGTACTTAAGATTAGAACTTGCAGTTCTCTAAAATTCATTTTTGAGGGAATGAGTAATAATGATGTACACGTGGAAAACTTGCAAATTGAGGATTGTCACTCTCTAACATTCCTTGCAAGACGTCACCTACCCCCGTTTCTAAAACAACTTTCCTTGATAAACTGTAAGAAATTGCAGGGGTTGTTGGATGATAAAAATTACACTTGCTCCTCTTCTATGTCATTGGTGCACAAGGAGGATGATAGAAATGTTAGTACAAATCTTCTCGAGTATTTGCATGTCTCCCAATGTCCATCTCTCACTTGCTTATCATCAAGGGACCAATTATTTGTTTTCCTGAAGCACCTTGATATTCGGGATTGCTTGAAGCTCCAATTATTGCAACACCAGTTACCTGCAACACTTGAACACTTGGAGATTTCGGGTTGCTCAGAGCTTATCATCTTGTCAACAAAGGGGTTGTTACCTAAGGCACTTAAACACCTGGACATTGCTGATTGTCCAAAGTTAAAGTCCATAGCAAAGAGCTTCGATAAAGGCATGTTTGTTGGGTTTATCCAGATCAAGAACTGTAAAAATCTTGAATTCATACCTGAGGGTATACATAATCTGAATAGTCTCCATACAATGTATGTACAAGATTGTCCGAGTCTTGTCTCCTTTCCTGCAGAAGGGTTTCCCGACACCAACTCAACCGTGTTATCAATCGAGAGGTGTAACAAACTTGAAGCTCTACCCATTGGCCTGCACAATCTCAGCTGCCTTCAACAATTAGTAATATGGCAGTGCCCAGGTATTATGTCCATTCCCAAGGAAGGCTTTCCTACCAACCTAACCTCACTTTCAATTGCTGATGCCAATCTGTTTAAGTCACTATTTGAGTGGGGTCTTCATAATCTCACCCATCTAAGAAGCCTCGAGATTAGGGGATGCCCAGATGTAATTTCTTTCCCAATAGAGGAAATGAATATGGTGCTTCCGACCTCTCTAACTCATCTGACTGTTAGAAGATTCccgaaattaaaatatttatcatctaGGGGTTTTGAGACCCTTAGGTCACTTCAAGAACTTTCCATTAGTGATTGCCCGGAGCTGTCATCCCTTCCGAAAAGTTTGCCATCCTCACTTCTGcaattgtatatttataattgtcctTTGCTGAAAAAGCAGTGCAGAAGGAATAAAGGACAAGAGTGGCCTAAGATTGCTGACATTCCTCGTGTTAGAGTAGATTATGAATTCATCTACGATACATA G